Sequence from the Erythrolamprus reginae isolate rEryReg1 chromosome Z, rEryReg1.hap1, whole genome shotgun sequence genome:
TACCAACCCCAGGTTATATTGTGAAAACATGATGCGGGCTCGAGGCATGACCAATCCTTTTTGCAAACCCCACAACACTTTTATCAATGCCCCTGTCTACACTGTCGAAAGAGTCTGCCAATACATCAAGGGTCCCTCTGCCACTACCAGTGTCTTTAATTTCAATTTGGTTGATTGCTGGAATACTGGAGGTTTGCCTCCCTGTTCCTGCAACTATCAAGCACTTGTGTTGTCAGCACGCATTCGTGTAACCTGTGATGATTATGTGCCTGTGCACTTCAGTCAAATTGTACCACAAGCAAAGAAGTGAAAGTCTCCTCCTAATTCCTGAAAAAAATCTGCAGCTGTGAAACAAGAATTCAGCTCCGTTTTGCTTTATCTCTTCAATCATATCAAGCATGCTTTTGAAAGGAAATACTTTCTAATAAAAAATCTCTGTTTAAATAGATCTGGACCCAGTAGTTTTGAGGCCAACAGCTTTGGGATCTGACTATGCatggcctccttccttcctcctactCTGCAAGGTCCATAGTTAGCAATGCACCTGCCCTTATCTACATCACATTGCATGTCAACTTGGATGATTATGTGCTTACTGTTGGCTCTCCGTCTCGGTCCTACAGTTATCAAGGAACTGTGCTGATGGCTCTTTTGTGGCAATTATGtgcccattcatttcattcaaatTGTATAAGAAGCAGAGAAATGAAACCTGTCTCCTAAAGAAGACCCTGAAAGTTTGGACCAAGAATTCAGCTCAACTTCCCTTTACTTCTTCAATTACATCAAAAATTTGAAGTGAAATGTATGTTAGCAAAAATTGTCCCTTTAAATAGATCTGGACGTGTAGTTTTGAGACCAGTTGccctggcttccttcctttcttctctgtggagatCACTGTTAGCAACTCATCTGCCTTTTTCTCCCATTGCCTCCAGTTTCTCAGAATTAATCTGATGCTAAGCCTGAATCTTATTAGTAGTAGAGATATAAATCTGTATGCATATTTGCATAATAAACTGCTTTCTTCGCAATGCATAGTATTGTTGTGGCTGATTATTTAGTGCCCTTTCTTCTCTGTTCACTGAGTAGATCCCAGGTTACTTCCTGTCAGTTTTCAGATAATGGGATGGGTtggggtggaatggaatggaacacaatgaaacagaacagaatagaataggatagagttggaaaggaccttggaggtcttctagtccaacccccatccCTGCTTAGGTTGGACCAAGCCCTTCCCTGCTTAAGTTGTCCAAGCCCTTCTTTAAAGCAtgtaatgttggagcattcacagcttctggagaaaaacattccactgattaattgttctaactgtcaggaaatttctttttagtttttcTCCTTGATGAATTTCCACCTATTAATTCTTATActttcctcaggtgctttggagaatagtttgatttcctactctttgtggcaacccctgagatattggaagactgctatcatggcactcctagtccttttcattaatatctctctctctctctctctctctctctctctctctctctctcattctctctgttCTGCCTGATGGGGCTCAGGCAGTAATTAAggaaaggcaggaaagaaggtcagacacacacaggcAGTGATAAACAGCAAAAATGTATTAAACACAAAAGGAAACACTAAACAAAATGTCCTTATTCTTCAGGAGTAAAATACAGTTCTAGGCGAAAGTTCAGATAGATACAAAGTGCATGCGAAGCAAAAAGGCAACCAAGTTCACATAGCAGAAAAGTTCCAGGAGTTCTCCAAATTCATGAGGCACGATAGAAGCAGTGATTCACAGGTTTCCCAATgcccacttgcctgacaatgctgggttgaatccaaacgcacagagcaaagatctcaaagcagagaacagcaaagtcacccaaaccacacagataaacgtccactgtttgcctctgcctccgttcccttttgtaactgtagccctcattatggggaccacacccaaccctcaGTCTgtgaaccacacccaaacacaggtgacaccataatcaccgttgataatcccttaattgatCCCTATGTTGCATTGCTCTACTgctacgcatattgattatctgttcggcATTTGAAACCAAAGAAGAGAggctgcctgccaagtcccctgggctgtctgccaactcctctgggctgtctgtcaagttttcctggctgtcagccaggctttcacaatctCTCTGTGATGCATCTCTCACATACGTGGGAGCAGCTGCCAGCCCTGGCCCAAACaaacctctatctatctatctatctatctatctatctatctatctatccatccatccatccatccatccatccatctatctatctatttgtcaaacaagtatagaattatagtttgtattaacataacaaagtagaaATTAGTGATAAAAagtataataggacagaaggacagggatggtaggcacaatagtgcgcttatacACATCCctaacagacctcttagaaaaggagagaggtcaaCAGCAgacaatttaaggttgaagattttggtggttagaggaagaaacaacagagtcaggtagggagttgttgctgaagtcgtattttttgcagtctagtttagaacgattaacatttagtttgtatctattacgtgtgggaactgatgggacgatgggacaaggtaagaggatatgtggtcagtagaatttgagaccaagctacaaggaatacattggaatcactttataatatgtaaatatactgctcttgagttaaaatggtatatccAAAATATGACCCCATTTtagtggaggggtatgaatgttgtcttgTGGCGGGCagtaatcactgagcacttgttatatgtcatgtgtttgttttatattataaaatcaataaaaatatattgttaaaaagattaatatttgtttgtatctattacatccTCTTgcgttgatgttgttgttgaagaagaagtagtcactaacagaaaGGACATTATTGTCGTGTGCACTCCCTTGCAGCATGAGTTTTCAGATTTTGAGGATGactgggatttagagatcataaatctccctgctctaccaacagttagcaatgttattatagaccacggagctaatgacatagagATGAGTTCGagtgactcaaatgggggagatCACAGATGCAGGGATGCTCGTTTTCAAAGGTTTCAGAAACGCCGGGGAGAAAGAGGGTGGAGATATTggagagtaattaattaattaattatgtcaCATCTGGGTGTGAATGGAAGAGACACTGAATTTGTTCAAACTTGCAAAAAACAATGGCTGTGTCCTGAAACTTGCTGGGAAGCATAAGCATAATgtgtgattatttttttctttatgactCCCAGCTAGTCTTAATTAGCCATAAAtattagaatgacttgtggaatgtctttcaTGCTACTTCCAAGCTTATCTACTTGATTGTTGAGATAATAGtgatgaggaaagaaaactgTGTGCAGAGTTGAAATgtaaggaaaaaataaagaagatatgttttacaatgagaattcctttattccaagtattaccatctctcagctgtggcgaggggggcgtttgcccaggttcacctggtgcaccagttgcggccctatctggaccgggactcattactcacagtcactcatgccctcatcacctcgaggttcgactactgtaatgctctctacatggggctacctttgaaaagtgttcggaaacttcagatcgtgcagaatgcagctgcgagagcagtcatgggcttacctaggtatgcccatgtttaaccatcactccgcagtctgcattggctgctgatcaattttcggtcacaattcaaagtgttggttataacctttaaagcccttcatggcattggaccagaatatctccgagaccgcctcctgccacacgaatcccagcgaccgattaggtcccacagagtgggccttctccgggtcccgtcaactaaacaatgttggttggcgggccccaggggaagagccttctctgtggcggcaccggctctctggaaccaactccccccagagattagaactgcccctactcttcctgccttccgtaaactccttaaaacccacctttgccatcaggcatgggggaattgaaacatctccccctgggcatttttaatttatacatggtatgcttgtgtgtgtgtctgttagtatatgggttttttaaaatctttaaatattttaaacttagtcagattatttatgatttgttctactttgttgtgagccgccccgagtcttcggagaggggcggcatacaaatctaaataataaataaataaataaattagatgaaTCAGCCTGAAATCACAACagttatgatgtatgattttatgagcaacagttaaatcagttcagaggcgacgtagttgtaaattgtctaatcatagtatttgaagtttggaggaataaggtagtttgtttcgagaggaggagtgaaggactcttcttgtgaagtatttctgaccTCTCTCATTTGTAttaatgtcagttatgcaatgtgggttcattacagatgagctatattcaagtaCTGGTATTCAAGCATTGTATTCAAGTATTCCCCAACCTTTCCTTAGTGGCCtggaggtggagggagggaggaaagagggaatggTTTTCTGTGTGGAGCAGGTGTGTTCGTATGTACAAGTACCAATTGCTCACAGGAGGGGGGCTGAGGGCCAGCACGAACCATCTAGTCACTCATGCAGCCCAGTTGTGAGGCCGCAGATTGGTGGTGACCCATATGGGGACCCataactttcttctttttctgattTTTGCAGATTCCTGAAGTCTCCCACCATGCTTGCCTCCAAGATATCCTGCTTGCTGGTTGTCTCTTTGGCTTTTCTTTCGGGGGCTCTGCTGGTCGTGCCCAGCCAAGGGCAAAACTGGCCAACCTTCCAGCGGAAACACATAGACGATATTAGTCCATACCCACCTCCCAAGCCGATATTATATTGTGAAAACATGATGCGGGCTCGACACTTGACCAATCCTTTTTGCAAAACCCCCAACACATTTATTCATGCCCCCACCCACATTATCCAAGCACTGTGCCAGAACTATGTGAATCCAATTATCATTACCAGTCCCTATAATTTCAATTTGGTTGATTGCAGGTATACTGGTGGCACTCCTCCCTATTACTGCAGCTATCAGGTAGTTTTGTTGATTTCAGCCCGCATTCGTATAACATGTGAAAATCGCGTGCCCGTTCACCTCGATGGATTTTCATGATAAGCAAAGAAGTGAAATTCTCCTCCTGACTCCTGAAGAAAACCCTGCAACCGTGAACCAAGAATTCAGCTCTTTTTTGCTTTATCTCTTCAATCATATCGAGCATGCTTTTGAAAGGAAACACCTTCTAATAAAAAGTCTCTCTTTAAATAGATCCGGACCCAGTAGTTTTGAGGCTAACAGTTTTGGGATCTGACTATGCatggcctccttccttcctccttctccgtAAGGTCCATAGTTAGCAAAGCACCTGCCCTTATCCACATCTCAATTCATTTCAACTTGGTGGATTTTGTGCAGACTGTTGGCTCTCCACCTCAATCCTGCACTTATCAAGGAAATGTGCAGACGACTCATTTGGATATTCTGTGACAATTATGTTCCAATTCATTTCATTCAAATTGTATAAGAAGCTGAGAAATGAAATCTGTCTCCTGAAGAAGACCCTGGAAGCTGGCACCAAGAATTCAGCTCAACTTCACTTTACCTCTTCAATTACATCACTAATTTGAAATGAAATGTATGTTAACAAAAATTATCTCTTTCAATAGATCTGGACATGTAATTTTGAGACCAGTTGCCTTGCCTTCCCATGTGCAtggcttccttcctttattctctATGGAGATCATTGTTAGCAACTCATCTGTCCTTTTTTCCCATTGCCTCCAGTTTCTCAGAATTAATCTGATGCTAAACCTGAATCTTATTAGTAGTAGAGAAATAAATCTGTCTGCATATTTGCATAATAAACTGCTTTCTTCTCAATACATGGTATTGTTGTGGCTGATTATTCAGTGCCCTTTCTTCTCTTTTAAATAACATTTAGATCCCAGGTTACTTCCTGCCAGTTTTCAGATAGTGGGGTgagatggagtggaatggaacggaacagaacagaatagaataggacagagttggaagggaccttggaggtcttctagtccaaccctccccccccccacgcgcacctaggcaggaaaccttataccatttccaacaagttctccaatctcttcttaaaaacatgcaatgttggagcattcacaacttctggaggcaagatgttccactgattaattgttctaactgtcaggaaatgtcttcttagttctaggttgcttctctccttgaggaatttccacccattacttcttgttctaccctcagatgctttggagaatagtttgactccttcttctttgtggcaacccctgagatattggaagactgctatcatgtcacccatagTCCACTAGCAACAAACTGAAACATAAAGAATATGGCACTGCAGAATGTTATTGCAACACCTGAAATCAAGATGTAATTATTTCTTTCTTCAGCAGGACTATTGTTCTCTGTAAAGTGTTGTTCTCTATTTTCTAGACTCTTTTCAATCGAGCTTTAGACAtgactacagcacagaaactgctttggtcactctgatggatgatctctggcgagcccgaGATGgcggtcattcctctatcttggtgcaaCTTGCCCTCTCGGCTGCTTTTGGCATGtcacatgaaaccactgggtgagatcatccaataaCATGTGGGGAGGTATCAGCAagatgctgatgacacccagttatagGGGTACAGGCAgacaaacaaaagcaaaatggCAAGAAGTAACCTTAGATTTTTGTTTTATTACCTTGGAATACACATTACTcaggtatatatgtgtgtgtgtgtgtgtgtgtgtgtgtgttttctgttgaaaaaacatatacagtagtacccctagatacgagcataattcgttccataagggagcttgtatctcgaggcaactcgtattctggaacaaataactttccccccctccgagataaccaaaagcaaggattcttgcgccacctagtggacacttggctcatatcccaaatttgagctcggaactagaacagaaatgtctctcccctcgtggcttgtatcttgaaatactcgcatatagagcagctcgtatctagaggtactacttgtATATCTAtatgcaaaaacatgtgatacatacatatatatgtatgtatatacacacatacacacacacacatatatacctgTATTATTTGAAATGCATGAATATGAGTGAATCTATGTGCCTGCAGgtcattgaagggctaccaaaatttctactacgacactgtgggcatgacttatgcagAACGCCCAGTATTTTCTTTCcatgtctttcagtgcaaattgggtgctctggggtggagctccattttcactaccccactgcattcctccccaatccaggcagtaacccacccATGCTGCAGGTGCGTCTGATCATTTTTGGGGAATAGACCACCACAGTATGTACTGTTTAATCAACACCATAGAGAGACTAGGGTTTTTTCCTTTGATTACTGTGCTTTGAGTGTATGATTTGTATCCAAAGCAAGAACAGCAATTATTTGCCAACTTCCTTCATGGCCTAGAACCATAGGACATGAAGGTGTCTTGGAAGGCTTCTATTCCAACCCACTGCCCaagagaaatggttatccaatcttttcttgaaaaccttcagCAAGGGATTATACACAACTCCAAGAGGAAAGTGTTCCCTTGATTCATTATTCTCAATGTCcagaaatttctgcttagttccAGATTTATTTGAGTGTTCTTCTCAGGAGTTTCTGTCCATTGCTACTTGTCCTGCACTTAGTGCTTTTAGAGACTAAATCAACCCTGCCCCCTCTTCCCTTTGACAGCTTTTCAAATATTGGGAGATGATTATCATGTCACTCACGAAGTgagtggtcttcaaacttggtaactttaaaacttgtggacttcaactccaaaatTCTCCATCCAGCTAGGGTAAAAACATTACTAAAACCAACTTTCTAAACAATGAATGGTTTCAATGCTTTATGAATGGTTAGCAAGCTTGGGAACACCTGGATCTCTGAGAAGATGCTGTTCTTGAGCAGGTGAGCATAGGTTGATAGAAGGGACCTGGAGCATCCTCAC
This genomic interval carries:
- the LOC139154154 gene encoding ribonuclease pancreatic-like translates to MWELMGQWHKVQGYVVSRIRDQATRNTLESLYNIFLESPTMLASKISCLLVVSLAFLLGALLVMPSQGQTWADFQRKHIDYSQYPPTNPRLYCENMMRARGMTNPFCKPHNTFINAPVYTVERVCQYIKGPSATTSVFNFNLVDCWNTGGLPPCSCNYQALVLSARIRVTCDDYVPVHFSQIVPQAKK